The following proteins come from a genomic window of Marinobacter antarcticus:
- a CDS encoding enoyl-CoA hydratase, translating into MTDFVLTEINNQVLTVRINRPERKNALTHAMYTALGDAIEQADADADIRCVLFTGSEECFTAGNDLSDFASGLQGDFKETPVGRFLFLLASATKPVVVAVNGPAVGIGTTMLLHCDMVFAGTNTRFQMPFASLGLCPEGGSSLLLPSWIGRVRAAELLMLGDTFSADDAHRLGLINRVCDPAGTEAAALEACRRLANQPPAAIRATKKLLSHPTHEELAATMLAEGELFAERLKSPEAAEAFGAFMQKRKPDFSNFK; encoded by the coding sequence GTGACAGACTTTGTTCTTACCGAGATCAACAACCAGGTTCTGACGGTCCGCATTAACCGCCCGGAGCGCAAGAATGCACTCACCCACGCTATGTATACGGCGCTGGGAGATGCAATTGAACAGGCCGATGCAGATGCTGACATTCGCTGCGTACTGTTTACCGGCAGCGAAGAGTGCTTTACCGCCGGGAACGACCTGAGCGATTTTGCCAGTGGTTTACAGGGAGACTTCAAAGAAACGCCCGTGGGCCGTTTTCTGTTTCTTCTGGCCAGCGCCACCAAACCGGTCGTTGTCGCCGTAAACGGGCCCGCCGTGGGCATTGGCACCACCATGCTCCTGCACTGCGATATGGTCTTTGCCGGCACCAATACCCGCTTCCAGATGCCGTTTGCCAGCCTGGGCTTGTGCCCCGAAGGCGGCTCCAGCCTGCTGTTGCCCTCCTGGATTGGGCGAGTGCGAGCGGCCGAGCTTTTGATGCTGGGCGACACCTTCAGTGCAGACGACGCCCACCGCCTTGGGCTGATTAACCGCGTGTGCGATCCTGCCGGCACCGAAGCAGCCGCTCTCGAAGCCTGCCGGCGACTTGCCAACCAGCCACCAGCCGCCATCCGGGCTACAAAGAAGCTTCTGAGCCACCCTACTCATGAAGAGCTTGCCGCCACCATGCTGGCGGAAGGGGAACTGTTTGCAGAACGCCTGAAATCGCCGGAAGCGGCCGAAGCCTTCGGCGCCTTCATGCAAAAGCGCAAACCGGATTTCTCGAATTTCAAATAA
- a CDS encoding fumarate hydratase: protein MTTVIRQDDLIESVADALQFISYYHPKDFIQGVYEAYQREESQAAKDAMAQILINSRMCAQGHRPLCQDTGIVTVFVNVGMNVQWDCEMSLDDVINEGVRRAYTHPDNVLRASILADPDGKRQNTGDNTPAIIHYKIVPGDTVEVHVAAKGGGSEAKSKFAMLNPSDSVVDWVLKMIPQMGAGWCPPGMLGIGIGGTAEKAMEMAKESLLDPIDIHDLQERGASNRAEELRLELFDKVNDLGIGAQGLGGLTTVLDVKVKDYPTHAANKPVAIIPNCAATRHAHFTLDGTGPSLQTPPSLDDWPEITWEVGENVRRVNLNTVTPEDVKDWQPGETVLLSGKMLTGRDAAHKKMVDMINNGEELPVDLKGRFIYYVGPVDPVREEVVGPAGPTTATRMDKFTHTMLEKTGLTGMIGKAERGQAGIDAIREFGAVYLMAVGGAAYLVSKAIKHAEVVAFPELGMEAIYEFDVEDMPVTVAVDSRGSSVHQTGPAEWHEKIIAAKAV, encoded by the coding sequence ATGACCACCGTAATTCGCCAGGATGACCTGATTGAAAGCGTAGCGGACGCGCTGCAGTTCATTTCTTACTATCACCCGAAAGATTTTATTCAGGGTGTTTACGAGGCTTACCAGCGGGAAGAGTCGCAGGCGGCCAAAGATGCCATGGCGCAGATCCTGATCAACTCGCGTATGTGTGCTCAGGGCCACCGGCCGCTGTGTCAGGACACTGGCATTGTTACGGTATTTGTAAACGTTGGCATGAACGTTCAGTGGGATTGCGAGATGTCTCTGGACGATGTGATCAATGAAGGCGTACGTCGCGCCTATACCCACCCGGACAACGTGCTGCGTGCGTCGATTCTGGCGGATCCGGATGGTAAGCGTCAGAACACCGGAGACAACACGCCGGCGATTATCCACTACAAGATAGTGCCGGGAGACACGGTTGAAGTGCACGTGGCAGCCAAAGGTGGCGGTTCTGAAGCCAAATCCAAATTTGCCATGCTGAATCCGTCCGATTCTGTGGTGGACTGGGTGCTGAAAATGATTCCGCAGATGGGTGCTGGCTGGTGTCCGCCTGGCATGCTGGGTATTGGTATCGGCGGGACTGCCGAGAAGGCCATGGAAATGGCGAAAGAATCGCTGCTGGATCCGATTGATATCCACGACCTTCAGGAGCGCGGTGCGTCCAATCGTGCCGAGGAGCTGCGCCTTGAGCTTTTCGACAAGGTGAATGATCTTGGTATCGGTGCCCAGGGTCTGGGTGGTCTTACGACGGTTCTCGATGTGAAGGTCAAAGACTATCCGACTCATGCCGCGAATAAACCTGTCGCCATTATTCCGAACTGTGCCGCTACCCGCCACGCGCACTTCACGCTGGATGGCACTGGCCCGTCTCTGCAAACGCCGCCGAGCCTGGACGACTGGCCGGAAATCACCTGGGAAGTGGGTGAGAACGTGCGCCGGGTAAACCTGAATACGGTTACGCCGGAAGATGTAAAAGACTGGCAGCCAGGTGAAACCGTTCTGTTGTCCGGCAAGATGCTGACCGGCCGCGACGCAGCGCACAAGAAGATGGTCGATATGATCAATAACGGCGAAGAGCTGCCGGTGGATCTGAAAGGCCGCTTCATCTATTACGTAGGCCCGGTTGATCCTGTGCGCGAGGAAGTGGTTGGCCCCGCAGGCCCTACCACCGCAACTCGCATGGACAAGTTTACCCACACCATGCTGGAGAAAACCGGCCTCACCGGCATGATCGGCAAAGCCGAGCGCGGTCAGGCGGGGATTGACGCTATTCGTGAATTTGGTGCGGTGTATCTGATGGCGGTGGGCGGCGCTGCGTACCTGGTGTCAAAGGCCATCAAGCACGCTGAGGTGGTGGCCTTCCCGGAACTGGGTATGGAAGCCATTTACGAGTTTGATGTGGAAGACATGCCGGTAACGGTCGCGGTGGATTCCCGTGGTTCGTCCGTGCACCAGACTGGCCCCGCTGAGTGGCATGAGAAAATCATTGCTGCCAAGGCGGTCTGA
- a CDS encoding protein adenylyltransferase SelO — protein MSSNGFRVEHRYLELPDSFYTRVQPSPLKDAKMACFNHKLAQEMGFHVTNEADWAKIGGGTELLEGMDPVAMKYTGHQFGMYNPELGDGRGLLLWETVGPDGRRWDWHLKGAGMTPYSRFGDGRAVLRSTIREYLCSEAMSGLGIPTTRALFMVSARNPVRRESIETAAALVRVAQSHIRFGHFEFAAHHEGPEAVKTLLEHVIALHFPHLIKLAEEERYARWFEEVVERTARLIADWQAVGFCHGVMNSDNMSIIGDTFDYGPFAFLDDFDAGYICNHTDQGGRYAYNRQPQVGFANCQYLANALLPVMDEDTIHNGLQRYEAAYNGRFLQNMRDKLGLVQEDEGDLSLIMDTFSMLNEHHTDYTAFFRALSNVYAHGHAPVRDLFVDRQVADEWLARYEQRLEKETRAHDEREFEMRRVNPKYILRNYLAQQVILEAQNGDYEPMKELIKVLERPYDEQPEHARYAALPPDWGKHINISCSS, from the coding sequence ATGAGTAGCAACGGTTTTCGTGTAGAGCATCGCTACCTGGAACTCCCGGACAGCTTTTACACTCGCGTGCAGCCTTCCCCGCTTAAAGACGCAAAAATGGCGTGTTTCAACCACAAGCTGGCGCAGGAAATGGGGTTTCATGTCACCAACGAAGCCGACTGGGCCAAAATCGGTGGCGGCACAGAACTGCTTGAGGGCATGGACCCGGTGGCTATGAAATACACCGGCCATCAGTTTGGCATGTACAACCCGGAACTGGGTGATGGCCGTGGTCTGCTTTTATGGGAAACGGTAGGCCCCGATGGCCGCCGCTGGGACTGGCACCTCAAAGGCGCCGGCATGACACCCTATTCCCGCTTTGGGGATGGCCGGGCGGTTCTGCGCTCAACCATTCGCGAGTATCTGTGCAGCGAGGCCATGAGCGGGCTTGGCATTCCAACCACCCGCGCTCTGTTTATGGTCAGTGCCCGGAATCCGGTACGCAGAGAATCTATTGAAACCGCTGCGGCTCTGGTGCGCGTAGCTCAGAGCCATATCCGCTTTGGTCACTTTGAGTTTGCGGCTCACCATGAAGGGCCGGAAGCGGTAAAAACTCTGCTGGAACATGTTATCGCGCTGCACTTTCCACATCTGATAAAGCTGGCAGAGGAAGAGCGTTACGCCCGCTGGTTTGAAGAAGTGGTGGAGCGCACCGCCCGTCTTATTGCGGACTGGCAGGCGGTCGGTTTCTGCCATGGCGTTATGAACAGCGACAACATGTCGATCATCGGCGATACCTTCGATTACGGGCCTTTCGCGTTTCTGGACGACTTTGATGCCGGGTACATCTGCAACCACACCGATCAGGGTGGCCGCTACGCTTATAACCGCCAGCCTCAGGTAGGCTTTGCAAACTGTCAGTATCTTGCCAACGCTCTGCTGCCGGTCATGGACGAAGACACCATCCACAATGGCTTGCAGCGCTATGAAGCCGCCTACAACGGTCGCTTTTTACAGAATATGCGGGACAAGCTCGGCCTGGTGCAGGAAGACGAAGGGGATCTGAGTCTGATTATGGACACGTTCAGCATGCTCAACGAGCACCATACCGACTACACCGCCTTCTTCCGCGCGCTTTCCAACGTTTACGCCCATGGCCATGCACCCGTGCGGGATTTGTTTGTGGATCGTCAAGTGGCAGATGAATGGTTGGCGCGCTATGAGCAGCGGCTTGAGAAAGAAACCCGCGCCCACGACGAGCGTGAGTTCGAGATGCGCAGGGTGAACCCCAAATACATTCTGCGGAACTATCTGGCACAGCAAGTGATTCTGGAAGCACAGAATGGCGATTACGAGCCCATGAAGGAACTGATCAAGGTTCTGGAGCGGCCGTATGATGAGCAGCCCGAGCATGCAAGATACGCTGCGCTGCCGCCAGACTGGGGCAAACACATAAATATCAGCTGCTCGAGCTAA
- a CDS encoding HAD-IIB family hydrolase yields the protein MPKPRLLIFSDLDGTLLNHENYRWQQAMPALERVAEAGIPLILNSSKTAAEIRMLRRQLGNTDPFIVENSAAVVIPPGTFGNDSEQIVHFGASRAEVLKALAAQRASGARFRGFADMTDDELAQLTGLDSASAARARERLGTEPLIWQGSDEERLRFEAALSAENLRLVKGGRFYHAMGTFDKADGARFLLNKYREQYQERYGNQRMTAIALGDSPNDQRMLEEADIPVVIRGVNSNEVQLPSEKHAMRSLKPGPAGWNECVLNLLFEYGY from the coding sequence ATGCCCAAGCCGCGTTTGCTCATATTTTCAGATCTGGATGGAACCCTGCTCAACCATGAAAACTATCGTTGGCAGCAGGCGATGCCGGCGCTGGAGCGGGTTGCGGAGGCGGGCATCCCGCTGATCCTGAACTCCAGCAAAACCGCTGCGGAAATCCGGATGTTGCGCCGGCAACTTGGAAACACCGACCCTTTCATAGTGGAAAATAGTGCAGCCGTGGTTATTCCGCCGGGAACGTTTGGGAATGATAGTGAGCAAATTGTGCATTTTGGGGCGTCCCGGGCAGAGGTGCTGAAGGCGCTGGCCGCGCAAAGGGCAAGCGGCGCACGGTTTCGGGGCTTTGCGGATATGACCGATGACGAACTGGCGCAGCTCACGGGGCTGGATTCTGCTTCGGCCGCACGCGCCCGGGAGCGCCTGGGAACCGAACCACTGATTTGGCAGGGGAGCGACGAAGAACGGCTACGTTTTGAAGCCGCCCTGTCTGCTGAAAACCTGCGACTGGTTAAAGGCGGCCGGTTCTATCACGCCATGGGCACCTTTGATAAGGCCGATGGGGCCCGCTTCTTGCTAAACAAATACAGAGAGCAATACCAGGAGCGCTATGGCAACCAACGAATGACGGCGATTGCGTTGGGGGACAGCCCCAATGATCAGCGAATGCTGGAGGAAGCAGATATTCCGGTCGTCATCCGTGGGGTTAACAGCAACGAGGTGCAGTTGCCCTCAGAAAAACACGCCATGCGCTCTCTCAAACCCGGCCCGGCGGGCTGGAATGAGTGTGTACTCAATCTCCTGTTTGAGTATGGATATTAG
- a CDS encoding glycosyltransferase family protein, producing the protein MGDFYQNGIVTTLHNLVRRPVEDLEAELMTFRKSRPMSLVLPSLYSELEGPALKNIVHELTKVPYLDQIIIGLDRANEEQYRHALEYFSELPQNFKVLWNDGPRLRAIDLKLREQGLAPTEMGKGRNVWYCFGYVLASGVSKSVALHDCDILTYSRDLVARLIYPVANPGFNYMFCKGYYARVADGKMNGRVSRLLVTPLIRALKKVCGPNDFLDYLDSYRYPLAGEFSFRTDVIDDLRIPSDWGLEIGVLSEMKRNYATNRLCQVDIADVYDHKHQELSPEDASRGLSKMSVDIAKALFRKLATNGEIFSSEKFRTIKASYFRIALDFVETYQNDAIINGLGFDRHKEEKAVELFAQNVMRAGAYFLENPMDTPFIPSWNRVTSAIPDIKEQLLKAVDLDNEEYRP; encoded by the coding sequence ATGGGCGACTTTTACCAGAATGGCATTGTCACCACACTGCACAACCTTGTTCGCCGGCCGGTGGAGGATCTGGAAGCCGAGCTGATGACCTTTCGCAAGTCCCGGCCTATGTCGCTGGTGTTGCCGTCGCTCTATTCCGAGCTGGAAGGGCCGGCGTTAAAGAACATTGTGCATGAACTCACGAAAGTGCCTTATCTGGACCAGATCATTATCGGCCTGGACCGTGCCAATGAAGAGCAGTACCGCCATGCACTTGAATACTTCTCTGAGCTGCCACAAAACTTCAAAGTGCTCTGGAACGATGGCCCGCGCCTTCGTGCTATTGATCTGAAGCTCCGCGAACAGGGGTTGGCGCCGACGGAAATGGGTAAGGGCCGCAATGTCTGGTACTGCTTCGGCTATGTGTTGGCCTCCGGCGTGAGCAAGTCGGTCGCGCTGCACGACTGTGACATTCTCACCTATTCGCGGGATCTGGTGGCGCGTCTGATCTATCCGGTGGCTAATCCCGGTTTTAATTATATGTTCTGCAAGGGCTATTACGCGCGAGTGGCGGATGGAAAGATGAACGGGCGAGTCAGCCGCCTGCTGGTGACCCCTCTGATTCGTGCACTGAAGAAAGTGTGTGGCCCGAACGATTTTCTGGATTATCTGGACAGTTACCGTTATCCCCTGGCCGGAGAATTCTCCTTCCGTACCGATGTAATTGATGATCTTCGTATTCCCAGCGACTGGGGGCTGGAGATTGGCGTACTCTCGGAAATGAAGCGGAACTATGCCACCAACCGGCTATGCCAGGTGGACATTGCCGATGTCTATGATCACAAGCATCAGGAACTCTCGCCGGAGGATGCCAGTCGTGGTCTTTCCAAAATGAGCGTGGATATCGCCAAGGCGCTATTCAGGAAACTGGCAACAAACGGAGAGATTTTCTCAAGCGAGAAGTTTCGCACCATCAAGGCCAGCTATTTCCGTATCGCTCTGGATTTTGTGGAGACCTACCAGAATGACGCCATCATTAACGGTCTTGGGTTTGATCGCCACAAGGAAGAGAAGGCTGTTGAGTTGTTCGCCCAGAACGTGATGCGTGCGGGCGCTTACTTTCTTGAGAATCCCATGGACACACCCTTTATTCCAAGCTGGAACCGGGTCACCAGTGCGATTCCGGATATCAAGGAACAACTGCTCAAGGCCGTGGATCTGGACAACGAGGAATATCGGCCATGA
- a CDS encoding sugar phosphorylase yields MSQVLKAKLVSMLEVVYPALDCDFLAEQLLTTMGLLPDQPPPTAHQSRWSESDVVLITYADTVQQADEKPLATLHQFLNRCFSDSISAVHILPFFPYSSDDGFSVMDYLAVNESHGRWEDVEAIARDFKLMADLVVNHMSARSRWFENFRKRIDPGKDYFFEGNPRDDLSAVVRPRTSPLLTPVQTDDGERYVWCTFSEDQVDLNFANPRVLIEFAAIIRYYLERGVVIFRLDAVAFLWKEPGTPCIHLQQTHELIKILRLLIEHHSPDAVVITETNVPNRENLTYFGNANEAHVIYNFSLPPLLINTLVTGDCKHLKTWLMSMPPAQMGTTYLNFIASHDGIGMRPTDGLLDEEEKQRLVNTMDSFGGKVSFRRTPDGRDQPYEINIALYDALKGTAANGADHWQLQRFICAHTVMLALEGIPAFYIHSLLATENDTERVEHTGRLRSINRSQWQLADLERELDNPLSHHSKAYRELKRLIAIRRRQSAFHPNATQFTLHLGLKLFGFWRQSTRRDQSIFCIHNISDEVQQVALSDINLIGTDHWLDLIAGTTIDDLSGCITLKPYQSVWLSNRE; encoded by the coding sequence ATGAGCCAGGTGCTGAAGGCCAAGCTGGTTAGCATGCTTGAAGTTGTCTATCCAGCGCTGGATTGTGACTTCCTCGCTGAGCAGCTGCTAACAACGATGGGCCTGCTTCCGGATCAGCCTCCGCCGACGGCGCATCAGAGCCGCTGGAGTGAATCGGATGTCGTTCTGATCACCTATGCGGACACCGTTCAGCAAGCGGATGAAAAGCCTTTAGCGACACTGCATCAGTTTCTGAATCGATGCTTTTCCGACAGCATTTCCGCCGTTCATATCCTGCCGTTCTTCCCCTACAGCTCCGATGACGGTTTCTCGGTAATGGATTACCTTGCCGTCAACGAATCCCATGGAAGGTGGGAGGACGTTGAGGCCATCGCGCGGGACTTCAAGCTCATGGCGGATCTGGTGGTCAACCATATGTCAGCCCGCAGCCGTTGGTTTGAGAATTTCCGGAAGCGGATTGATCCGGGCAAGGACTATTTCTTCGAGGGAAACCCCCGGGACGATCTGAGCGCGGTGGTAAGGCCGCGCACATCACCTTTACTCACGCCGGTTCAGACGGACGATGGCGAGCGTTATGTATGGTGTACCTTCAGCGAGGATCAGGTCGATCTTAACTTTGCCAATCCCCGGGTTTTGATCGAGTTCGCAGCGATTATCCGTTATTACCTTGAGCGCGGCGTTGTTATTTTCCGGCTGGACGCCGTCGCTTTCCTGTGGAAAGAGCCAGGTACGCCCTGCATCCACCTGCAACAGACCCACGAACTGATCAAGATTTTGCGTCTGCTGATAGAGCATCATAGCCCGGATGCCGTGGTGATCACCGAAACCAATGTGCCCAACCGTGAGAACCTGACCTATTTCGGCAACGCTAACGAAGCCCACGTGATCTACAATTTTTCTCTGCCGCCGCTACTGATCAATACACTGGTTACAGGCGACTGCAAACACCTGAAAACCTGGCTGATGAGCATGCCACCGGCACAGATGGGTACCACCTACCTCAACTTCATTGCGTCCCACGATGGCATTGGCATGCGACCCACGGACGGGTTGCTGGATGAAGAGGAAAAGCAGCGACTGGTCAACACCATGGATTCGTTCGGCGGTAAAGTGTCCTTCAGGCGCACACCAGACGGCCGGGACCAGCCCTATGAAATCAACATCGCCCTCTATGATGCGTTGAAGGGCACCGCCGCGAACGGCGCGGACCATTGGCAGTTGCAGAGGTTCATTTGTGCGCACACGGTGATGCTCGCTCTGGAGGGAATACCCGCTTTTTACATACACAGCTTGCTGGCGACGGAAAATGATACCGAGCGGGTGGAGCATACCGGCCGCCTGCGCTCCATTAATCGCAGCCAGTGGCAGCTTGCGGATCTGGAACGGGAGCTGGACAACCCTTTGAGCCATCACAGCAAGGCCTACCGCGAACTGAAGCGCCTGATTGCGATTCGCCGCAGGCAATCGGCGTTTCATCCCAATGCGACCCAGTTCACCTTGCACCTGGGGCTAAAGCTGTTCGGCTTCTGGCGCCAAAGCACGCGGCGTGACCAGTCCATTTTCTGCATTCACAATATCAGTGACGAGGTGCAGCAGGTGGCGTTGAGTGATATCAACCTGATCGGTACCGACCACTGGCTCGATCTTATCGCGGGTACGACTATTGACGACCTCTCTGGTTGTATCACCCTGAAGCCTTATCAGAGCGTCTGGCTGTCCAATCGGGAGTAG
- a CDS encoding tRNA-queuosine alpha-mannosyltransferase domain-containing protein, whose translation MPKTSAPRKPRILLLSAYDAGSHRRWREQLVLSQPEFEWHVLSLSPRFFRWRIRGNALTWLNEPLLKESWDLLLVTSMVDLASIRGFHPNLAATPALLYMHENQFAYPASDAQHNSIDPQMVNLYSAIAAEAVLFNSDWNRRSFLDGIEKLFRRLPDGIPEGTLERIAAKSRVLPVPIDDHVLLNEAGRRNPEVGERLWGNGIESWPCSSPLRIVWAARWEYDKGPDRLIAILQELDRRAVNFQVCILGESFRKVPEAMMTIQQQFAHRLVQFGYASSRTEYYEWLESADVILSTALHEFQGLAVLEAVAAGCVPIVPEREVYPELFAPEYLYPDCGDDIPDEAVHAAALIESQAVESHRDRLMVPDVKRFSRRALKPIYKALLSGAIAGNA comes from the coding sequence ATGCCCAAAACCTCTGCCCCTCGAAAACCCAGAATACTCCTGCTCTCCGCCTATGACGCAGGCAGCCATCGTCGCTGGAGAGAGCAGTTGGTGCTCAGTCAGCCGGAATTTGAGTGGCATGTACTTTCTCTGTCTCCGAGATTCTTCCGCTGGCGGATTCGAGGTAACGCGCTTACCTGGCTGAACGAGCCGCTGTTAAAGGAGAGTTGGGACCTGCTGCTTGTGACTTCCATGGTCGACCTGGCGTCGATCCGGGGTTTTCATCCGAACCTGGCCGCTACGCCGGCGCTTCTCTATATGCATGAAAACCAGTTTGCCTATCCGGCATCGGATGCGCAGCACAACAGCATTGATCCTCAAATGGTGAATCTATACAGCGCTATTGCCGCCGAGGCCGTTCTGTTCAACAGCGACTGGAATCGACGGAGCTTTCTTGATGGTATTGAAAAACTCTTCCGGCGATTGCCCGATGGTATCCCGGAGGGAACGCTCGAACGCATTGCCGCGAAATCCCGGGTTCTGCCGGTCCCCATCGATGATCATGTGCTCCTCAACGAAGCAGGGCGCCGAAATCCTGAGGTGGGTGAGCGGTTATGGGGCAATGGAATTGAGTCCTGGCCCTGTTCATCGCCGCTAAGAATTGTGTGGGCGGCTCGCTGGGAATATGACAAGGGCCCTGACCGGCTGATCGCGATTTTGCAGGAACTTGATCGCAGGGCGGTGAACTTTCAGGTGTGTATCCTTGGTGAGAGTTTCCGAAAAGTACCCGAAGCCATGATGACTATCCAGCAGCAGTTTGCCCATCGACTTGTTCAGTTTGGATATGCCTCAAGCCGCACCGAGTATTACGAGTGGCTGGAGAGTGCAGATGTGATTCTTTCAACCGCGTTACATGAGTTTCAGGGGCTGGCGGTGCTTGAGGCTGTGGCTGCTGGCTGTGTGCCCATTGTGCCGGAAAGGGAGGTCTATCCGGAGTTGTTTGCACCGGAATACTTGTATCCGGACTGTGGCGACGATATTCCGGATGAGGCGGTCCACGCAGCGGCGTTGATTGAAAGCCAGGCTGTGGAAAGCCATCGTGACCGATTAATGGTGCCAGATGTAAAGCGCTTCAGCCGTCGCGCATTGAAGCCGATATACAAGGCGTTATTGTCGGGAGCTATAGCAGGTAACGCATGA
- a CDS encoding NAD(P)H-quinone oxidoreductase: MKVIKITGDSLKWEDCASFEELPADHVEIDVVWSAVNRADLSQRAGVYPPPPGASDILGLEVSGRIAAVGKAVAGFEPGDEVCALLTGGGYATKVMVPAVQVLPVPKGYSLKKAAAIPEVFATAWLNLYQEADLQPGERVLLHAAASGLGTAVIQIATAFGNPVFATAGDEEKLEICRKLGATGTWNRKDGSFVDAVKSWGGVDMVLDPVGGSYIKEDQEVLSADGRIILIGLMGGRSAEVDLGLMLMKRHRLIGSTLRSRSVEDKGSVMQALYRHVWPLLVAGQIEPMIDSTWPIEEVEDAMAHVAANRNTGKVLLKIAE; this comes from the coding sequence ATGAAAGTAATCAAGATAACCGGTGACTCCCTCAAATGGGAAGACTGCGCGAGCTTTGAAGAACTGCCGGCAGATCACGTAGAAATCGATGTTGTCTGGAGTGCCGTGAACCGTGCAGACCTGTCGCAACGTGCTGGAGTTTATCCTCCACCCCCGGGTGCGTCTGACATTTTAGGGCTGGAAGTCAGCGGTCGTATCGCGGCGGTTGGCAAAGCCGTGGCAGGCTTTGAACCGGGCGACGAAGTGTGTGCCCTGCTGACCGGTGGTGGCTATGCAACCAAGGTTATGGTTCCTGCCGTTCAGGTGTTGCCAGTTCCCAAGGGGTATTCGCTGAAAAAAGCCGCGGCTATTCCTGAGGTGTTTGCGACAGCCTGGCTGAATCTTTATCAGGAGGCTGACCTTCAGCCGGGCGAGAGGGTGCTGTTGCACGCAGCCGCCAGTGGCCTGGGTACTGCCGTTATTCAGATTGCGACAGCGTTTGGTAACCCGGTATTTGCAACCGCCGGCGATGAAGAAAAGCTTGAGATTTGCCGTAAGCTGGGTGCGACAGGCACTTGGAACCGAAAAGACGGCTCTTTCGTGGATGCTGTAAAGAGCTGGGGCGGTGTGGATATGGTGCTGGATCCGGTCGGTGGAAGCTACATCAAAGAGGACCAGGAAGTTCTGAGCGCCGATGGCAGGATTATTCTGATAGGCCTTATGGGTGGCCGATCTGCGGAAGTCGATCTGGGCCTTATGTTGATGAAGCGTCACAGGCTGATCGGCTCAACATTGCGGTCCCGGTCAGTAGAAGACAAGGGGAGTGTAATGCAGGCATTGTATCGTCACGTCTGGCCGTTGCTGGTAGCGGGGCAGATTGAGCCTATGATCGACAGCACCTGGCCCATCGAGGAGGTTGAGGATGCTATGGCTCACGTGGCGGCCAACAGGAATACCGGGAAGGTTCTCCTCAAGATAGCGGAATAG
- a CDS encoding NADP-dependent oxidoreductase: MSNYHNRAIVLKQRPNGEIQEGDLVMEERPVREPGEGEVVAQILWLSLDPYMRPRMNDAKGYMDPIGIDEPITGESVARVVESRSDKLKVGDLITCYSGWQEYVTFPAEAPMVYKIHQKDGVPLQTYLGVAGMPGRTGYCGLTYVGKPKAGETVVVSAASGPVGTVVGQTAKTNGCRVVGIAGGPEKCSYVVDELGFDACVDYKAGNLEADLKAACPDGIDIYYENVGGDVTRAVAPLLNPGARVPICGYVSAYNAKSTDKVETPFDILKRLDPVPEHRFFLVTEWQDKHQEITDILTSRIASGQIKYRETVAEGLENAVEAFKGMLKGKNFGKQLVHIAD, from the coding sequence ATGAGCAATTATCACAATCGCGCCATCGTTCTGAAGCAACGCCCCAACGGAGAAATCCAGGAGGGTGACCTGGTTATGGAAGAGCGCCCGGTACGCGAGCCCGGAGAAGGCGAAGTGGTTGCACAGATACTATGGCTTTCGCTGGATCCGTACATGCGCCCGCGCATGAATGATGCCAAAGGGTATATGGATCCGATCGGCATTGATGAGCCCATCACCGGCGAGAGCGTCGCGCGGGTTGTGGAGTCCCGGTCGGACAAGCTGAAAGTCGGTGATCTGATCACCTGTTATTCAGGTTGGCAGGAATACGTAACCTTTCCCGCAGAAGCTCCGATGGTTTACAAAATCCATCAGAAAGACGGTGTTCCACTGCAAACCTACCTTGGTGTTGCAGGCATGCCAGGCCGCACCGGCTACTGCGGCTTAACCTATGTAGGCAAACCCAAAGCAGGTGAAACCGTGGTGGTCTCTGCCGCGTCCGGCCCCGTAGGCACGGTTGTTGGCCAAACCGCCAAAACAAATGGTTGCCGCGTAGTTGGCATTGCCGGTGGCCCGGAGAAATGCAGCTATGTGGTTGATGAACTAGGGTTTGATGCCTGCGTGGACTACAAGGCGGGCAACCTGGAGGCCGATCTGAAAGCCGCCTGCCCGGACGGCATCGACATCTACTACGAGAACGTGGGTGGAGACGTCACCAGAGCCGTTGCACCGCTTCTGAACCCTGGGGCACGGGTACCCATTTGCGGTTATGTCTCGGCTTACAATGCCAAGAGTACAGACAAAGTAGAGACGCCATTCGATATTCTCAAACGCCTCGACCCGGTTCCAGAGCACCGCTTTTTTCTGGTCACCGAGTGGCAGGATAAGCATCAGGAGATTACCGATATCCTTACTAGCCGCATTGCTTCAGGCCAGATCAAATACCGTGAGACGGTTGCTGAAGGCCTCGAAAACGCAGTTGAGGCCTTCAAGGGTATGCTGAAGGGCAAGAACTTCGGCAAGCAACTGGTGCATATCGCCGATTAA